One window of the Cryptomeria japonica chromosome 7, Sugi_1.0, whole genome shotgun sequence genome contains the following:
- the LOC131057330 gene encoding GDSL esterase/lipase At2g42990, which produces MRHPTRRVQYVLFLLCIIECASKGSQGAKYVKPKVPALFTFGDSIVDPGNNDFIATNVKSNHPPYGMNFNGNRSTGRCSNGKLSMDFLVEALGIKETLPPYLDPDLTIHDLLTGVSFGSAGSGYDNLTAMAVDVIPMWKQAELFRNYKARVEEGVGSKNTSNLISQALYVAVAGTNDFVQNYFYMPIRRKEFKVEQYGGLVIHGCKSFLEELYKLGARKIAVFGLPPIGCLPVQKTILKENKVKGCIKHCNKIAVSYNRKLNKTIEELGVRLPGIKLVYVDIYAIVLDLVNYPAKYGFEAATRGCCGTGMSEIGLTCNSKTPVSCKDPAKYVFWDAVHLTERAYHIANNIALIKYYSKLL; this is translated from the exons ATGCGGCATCCTACTCGTCGTGTTCAATATGTTCTGTTTCTCCTCTGTATTATCGAGTGCGCAAGCAAAGGCAGCCAAGGAGCAAAATATGTTAAACCCAAAGTTCCAGCTCTGTTCACCTTCGGGGATTCGATCGTTGATCCAGGCAACAATGACTTCATTGCCACAAATGTAAAATCCAATCATCCACCATATGGCATGAATTTTAATGGCAACAGATCTACAGGCCGCTGTTCTAATGGCAAGCTTTCAATGGATTTTTTGG TTGAAGCGCTGGGGATTAAGGAGACGCTACCGCCATATTTAGATCCAGACCTAACTATCCACGACCTTCTCACTGGAGTGAGCTTCGGTTCAGCTGGAAGTGGATACGACAATCTCACCGCAATGGCCGTT GATGTGATACCAATGTGGAAGCAAGCGGAATTATTCAGAAACTACAAAGCGCGTGTGGAGGAGGGCGTAGGATCCAAAAATACGTCCAATTTAATAAGCCAAGCTTTATACGTAGCCGTGGCAGGAACCAACGATTTTGTGCAGAATTACTTTTACATGCCCATCAGGAGAAAGGAGTTCAAGGTTGAACAGTACGGAGGCTTAGTAATCCACGGTTGCAAAAGTTTCTTGGAG GAGCTGTACAAGCTTGGAGCCCGCAAAATTGCCGTGTTTGGACTTCCTCCGATTGGGTGCTTGCCTGTACAGAAAACAATACTGAAGGAAAACAAAGTGAAGGGATGCATTAAGCATTGTAATAAAATTGCTGTTTCTTACAACAGAAAGCTCAACAAAACCATCGAGGAACTCGGAGTTCGCCTTCCAGGCATTAAACTGGTCTACGTAGACATTTATGCCATTGTACTAGATCTTGTGAACTATCCTGCCAAATATG GGTTTGAGGCGGCGACCAGAGGTTGCTGTGGAACGGGTATGTCTGAGATTGGGTTAACCTGCAACAGCAAAACTCCGGTTAGTTGTAAAGATCCGGCTAAGTATGTTTTCTGGGACGCCGTTCATTTGACTGAGAGGGCCTACCATATAGCAAACAATATTGCCCTGATCAAATATTATTCAAAGCTGCTGTAA